In Deltaproteobacteria bacterium, the sequence CACGTGATCGGTGAAGCCGGTGTCGGTCGGCGTGAGGCCCTCGATGGCCGGCAGCTCGTCGACCACGTCGTCGTAGAACTCGAACAGCCCCGCGTCGGCGCGCTCGAGCTCGACGCGGCGATCGCCGTCTTGATCCCAGCCCATCTGATCGATGGTGTGCACCGCGATGACCGGCTCGCGATCGGCGACCAGCTTGGCCGCCATCGCGCCGCTGCCGACCAGGCCCAGCTCCTCCTCGTCGAAGGCGACGAACAACACGTCGTGGCTGCGGCACGGCAGCGTCGCGAGCTGTCGCGCGGCGGCGACGACGATCGCGACGCCGGTGGCGTTGTCGTTGGCACCGGGGCTGCCGGGCACGCTGTCGTAGTGGGCCCCGAGCACCCACGTGCCCTGCGACGCACCGGTCGCGGGCAAGCGCGCGATCACGTTGGTGCCGGAGCCGTACTCGTGCAGCTCGGTGTCGAGTCCGAGATCGACGAAGCGCTGCTGCAGCCAGCCCGCCGCCAGCGCGCGGCGCTGCGGGTTGGCGCGATCGCCGAGCAGCACGCCGTCGATGGGCTGCACCCCGCCGAGGTGCTCGACCACGTCGACGATCTCGTCCTCGAGCCACGACGGATCGGGCGGCGGCGGCTCGCAGGCGGGCGCGCCGGTGCTGTCGTCGACGGCGGTGTCGTCGGTGCCGGCGGCGGTCGAGCTGCCGCCGTCGCTCGGGTCGCCGTGGCTGCTGGCCTCGAGCTCGGCGCCGACGGTGCTGCTGCCGTCGCTCGACGTCGTCGCCTCGGTGGTCCACGGCTGTGCGCCGCGGTCGTCGTCCGTCGCGGGGCAGGCCGCGCATGCCAGCGCCCACGCGAGCGCGGTTCGTGGGGCTGTGATGGACACCGGCGTCGGCGAGCGTAGCAAGACCTGCGCGCGCCCGGTTGCCGCCGCGCCGACGCCCCTGCTAGCGTCGCCGCCGGTGCGCGTCGCGGTGGTCGGCTTCGGCTGCAGGGTCTCGGCCTCGGAGGCCGAGGCGATGGCGGCACGCCTGCATCAACGCGGTCTGGCGCCTGCGGGCATCGACGATGCCGAGCTCGTGGTGGTGCACGGCTGTGCGATCACGGCGTCGGCCGAGGCAGATGCGCGCGCGCTGACGCGTCGGGTTGCGCGTCGCGGCGGCGCGCAGGTGATCGCGAGCGGCTGCTGGGCCCACGCCGATGGCGCCGCGATCGCGGCGATGCCGGGGGTGCTCGACGTGCTCGATGTGCGCGATGCCGACGCCGCGGTCACCCGCGTGCTCGCGCACGCCGGTCGCGAGCCGCTGGCGCCGGCGCCGGTGCAGCTGTCGCGACGGCCGCCCTTGGCGGTGTTGCCCCCGGTCGTCGACGCACGCGCGCGGGCGCTGCTCAAGGTCCAGGACGGCTGCGACTACGCATGCAGCTTCTGCATCGTGCCGCAGCTGCGCGGCCGCTCGCGGTCGTTGCCCTTCGGCGCGATCGCGGCCCACGTCGACGGCTTGGTCGCCGCCGGCGTGCCCGAGATCGTGATGACCGGCGTGCACCTGGGCACCTGGGGGCGCGACCTCGGCGAGCGCGGTGGCGTGGCCGGGTTGGTGCAGCGACTGCTGCCCCACCTGGGGGCGACGCGACTGCGGCTGTCGTCGATCGATCCCCACGAGCTCGACGATGCGCTCATCGATCTGCTCGCGCGCGAGCGCGGGCGGCTGTGTCGCCACCTGCACCTGCCGGTGCAGAGCTGCGACGATGGCGTGCTCGCGCGCATGCGACGGGCCCACCGCACGGGCGCGTTCGTCGAGCGGGTGCAGCGGGCGATCGATCGCGTACCCGGGCTCGCGATCGCGACCGACGTGATCGCAGGCCACCCGGGCGAAGACGACGACGCCTTCGCGCGCACCCACGACGTGTTGGCCGCGCTACCGCTGGCGGCGATGCACGTGTTCCCGTACTCGCCGCGGCCCGGTACCGCCGCCGCGTCGATGCCCGACGCGGTCCCCGCGAGCACGATCCGCGTCCGCGCGGCACAGCTGCGCGCGCTCTCGCAGCAGCAGCAGCGCCGCTTCCGTGCGGCCGCGATCGGCACCACGCTCGACGTCGTCAGCCACCGTGCGCCCGATCGCGACGGCGCGCTGTGGGCGATGAGCGATCACGATCTGCGCGTGCGGCTGCCGGGCGATTGCGACGCCTTCGGGCAGCGACTGCGCGCGCGCCTGCACGACGACGGCGAGGCCGCCAGCCTGGTCCCCTAGATGGCGCGACGTGGTGCGAGCGAGTCGTCGGCGGTGCAGCCCGCCGGGCGCGAGGGCTTCGGCTTCGCCTTCCCCGGTCGTGCACAGGCCGAGGCGGCCGCGGTGGCGCCACCGCGCGGCCGCTTGGTCGGCGACACCCGACGCACCGCCGCCGCGGTGACGCTGGTGGAGGGCGACAACCTCGACGCGCTCGCGCTGCTCGAGCCGCGCTACCGCGGTCGCATCGACGCGATCTACATCGACCCGCCCTACAACCGCGGCCGCGACTTCGTGTACCGGGGCATCTACGCTGAAGGCGTGCGCAGCTTCGCGGCCACCCGGGGGCCGATGGCGCGGCAGCACGAGGCCCGCCGCAGCGCGCCGTGGATGGCGATGATGCTGCCGCGGCTGCTGCGGGCGCGTGCGCTGCTGGCCCCGCACGGGGTGATCTTCGCGAGCATCGACGACGCCGAGGTCCATCACCTGCGGGTGCTGCTCGACGAGGTCTTCGGTCGCGAGCGCTTCGTCGCGCAGATCGTGGTGGTCAGCAACCGCGGCGGCCGCGACTATCTGCCGGTCGCGGTCACCCACGAGTACGTGCTGTGCTACGCCGCCGGCGACGCACCGCGGGTGCACGAGCTGCCGCGCGAGGTCACGCTGCCGCACGACGATGGTCGCGGCGCCTACGAGCTCCGAGAGCTGCGCAACCGCAACCCTCGCTTCACGCCGGCCAACCGACCCAACCTCTTCTACCCGGTGTGGGTCGACACCTCGCGGGTCGACGCGTTCGAGTGCCACCCGACTGCGCTCGAGCCGCGCCGCGGCTGGCTCGAGGTGTGGCCGCGCAACCGCGAGGGCGCCGACAGCGTGTGGCGGTGGGGGCAGCCCAAGCTGCGCGCCGCGATCGTGCCGGGCGACGCGGCTGGCAGCGAGGTCGTCGCGCGGCGGCGTCGCGACGGCGGCTGCAACATCTACGAGAAGCACCGCAAGCAGACCACCAAGGCCCGCGCGCTGTGGGACGACCCCGCGCTGCGCTCGGAGCAGGGCAGCATCGAGCTGCGCAAGGAGCTCGGCGCGGCGCTGTTCGATCACCCCAAGCCCATCGAGCTGGTGCGACGCTGCGTCGAGCTCGGCTGCGGCAAGGATGGCATCGTGCTCGACTTCTTCGCCGGCTCCGGCACCACCGCGCTGGCGGTCGCCGAGCAGAACCGCCGCGACGGCGGCCGGCGCAAGTGCGTGCTCGTGCAGTGGCCCGAGCCGACGCCGACGAGCTCGGCCGCCGCCAAGGCCGGCTTGACGGATGTCGCCGCGATCGCGCGCGCACGTCTGCACGCGGCCTTCGGCGCGCGCGCGGTCGCGTCGCTGCGGGTCGAAGCCGACGACGACGCTCGAGTGCGAGGTGCGTGAGCGAGCGTCACGGGCCGCGTGCGCGCAGCCCTCGACGGGTTGCGCGGATGCCCTTGTCGATCGCGCGTCGCACCGGCACGAGTTCATCGTCGCGGCCGAGCACCTCCGCGAGCTCTCCGATCGCGGGCGCGAGCGCCTGCGCGATGGCGTCCGTGACCTCCTCGACGACCGCCACGAGGTATCTCGCTTTGACGCCCAGGGTCCTCGCCTCGTCGTGCCATGCGACGGCGGGAAGGTTGCCGGCGTCGGCGCGGCCACCAATCGTCAT encodes:
- a CDS encoding site-specific DNA-methyltransferase encodes the protein MARRGASESSAVQPAGREGFGFAFPGRAQAEAAAVAPPRGRLVGDTRRTAAAVTLVEGDNLDALALLEPRYRGRIDAIYIDPPYNRGRDFVYRGIYAEGVRSFAATRGPMARQHEARRSAPWMAMMLPRLLRARALLAPHGVIFASIDDAEVHHLRVLLDEVFGRERFVAQIVVVSNRGGRDYLPVAVTHEYVLCYAAGDAPRVHELPREVTLPHDDGRGAYELRELRNRNPRFTPANRPNLFYPVWVDTSRVDAFECHPTALEPRRGWLEVWPRNREGADSVWRWGQPKLRAAIVPGDAAGSEVVARRRRDGGCNIYEKHRKQTTKARALWDDPALRSEQGSIELRKELGAALFDHPKPIELVRRCVELGCGKDGIVLDFFAGSGTTALAVAEQNRRDGGRRKCVLVQWPEPTPTSSAAAKAGLTDVAAIARARLHAAFGARAVASLRVEADDDARVRGA
- a CDS encoding M20/M25/M40 family metallo-hydrolase yields the protein MSITAPRTALAWALACAACPATDDDRGAQPWTTEATTSSDGSSTVGAELEASSHGDPSDGGSSTAAGTDDTAVDDSTGAPACEPPPPDPSWLEDEIVDVVEHLGGVQPIDGVLLGDRANPQRRALAAGWLQQRFVDLGLDTELHEYGSGTNVIARLPATGASQGTWVLGAHYDSVPGSPGANDNATGVAIVVAAARQLATLPCRSHDVLFVAFDEEELGLVGSGAMAAKLVADREPVIAVHTIDQMGWDQDGDRRVELERADAGLFEFYDDVVDELPAIEGLTPTDTGFTDHVSFRAQGFAAVGLTEEYVSGDTTPHYHQSSDTVDTVMPAYTRTTATLVNLAFARAITPP
- a CDS encoding MiaB/RimO family radical SAM methylthiotransferase, translated to MDTGVGERSKTCARPVAAAPTPLLASPPVRVAVVGFGCRVSASEAEAMAARLHQRGLAPAGIDDAELVVVHGCAITASAEADARALTRRVARRGGAQVIASGCWAHADGAAIAAMPGVLDVLDVRDADAAVTRVLAHAGREPLAPAPVQLSRRPPLAVLPPVVDARARALLKVQDGCDYACSFCIVPQLRGRSRSLPFGAIAAHVDGLVAAGVPEIVMTGVHLGTWGRDLGERGGVAGLVQRLLPHLGATRLRLSSIDPHELDDALIDLLARERGRLCRHLHLPVQSCDDGVLARMRRAHRTGAFVERVQRAIDRVPGLAIATDVIAGHPGEDDDAFARTHDVLAALPLAAMHVFPYSPRPGTAAASMPDAVPASTIRVRAAQLRALSQQQQRRFRAAAIGTTLDVVSHRAPDRDGALWAMSDHDLRVRLPGDCDAFGQRLRARLHDDGEAASLVP